One window from the genome of [Clostridium] celerecrescens 18A encodes:
- a CDS encoding MBL fold metallo-hydrolase: protein MRLVSIASGSSGNCIYVGSDTTHILVDAGISNKRIEQGLNEIGVKGSELTGIVITHEHSDHTKGLGVLARKYGVPIYGTRETLEEISKQKYLGEYPRELFCAIRPDVDFNVGDLEVKPFSIDHDAVKPVAYRIQHGRRSVAVATDMGHYDQYIIEHLQGLDAVLIESNHDVNMLQAGPYPYYLKRRILGDHGHLSNENAGRLLCCILHENLKKILLGHLSKENNYEELAYETVRLEITEGDNPFKASDFSITVAKRDQMSEIITI, encoded by the coding sequence ATGAGATTGGTAAGTATTGCAAGCGGAAGCAGCGGAAACTGCATTTATGTGGGCTCCGATACCACGCATATCCTGGTGGATGCCGGGATAAGCAACAAGCGGATCGAACAAGGATTAAATGAAATAGGAGTAAAGGGCAGTGAACTGACTGGAATCGTCATTACCCATGAACACTCCGACCATACAAAAGGACTGGGAGTTCTGGCCAGGAAATATGGGGTTCCTATTTATGGGACCAGGGAAACCCTGGAGGAGATATCAAAACAGAAGTATTTAGGGGAATACCCCAGGGAATTATTTTGTGCCATCAGGCCTGATGTTGATTTTAATGTTGGGGATCTGGAAGTAAAGCCTTTTTCCATTGATCACGATGCGGTGAAGCCGGTGGCTTACCGGATCCAGCATGGCCGCAGGTCTGTTGCGGTTGCCACAGATATGGGGCATTACGACCAGTATATTATTGAGCATCTTCAAGGACTTGATGCGGTGCTGATCGAGTCCAATCACGATGTGAATATGCTGCAGGCAGGGCCTTATCCCTACTATCTGAAACGCAGGATCCTGGGAGATCACGGACACCTTTCCAATGAGAACGCGGGACGGCTTTTGTGCTGTATTCTTCATGAAAACTTAAAGAAGATTTTGCTGGGCCACTTAAGCAAGGAGAACAATTATGAAGAGCTTGCTTATGAAACGGTAAGGCTTGAGATCACAGAAGGAGATAATCCATTTAAGGCATCTGATTTTTCCATAACGGTTGCAAAAAGGGATCAGATGTCAGAGATTATTACGATATAA
- the coaE gene encoding dephospho-CoA kinase (Dephospho-CoA kinase (CoaE) performs the final step in coenzyme A biosynthesis.), with product MVGDRMRVIGLTGGVGAGKSLVLSILEEEYGAQVIKADEVAHELMEPGKEGYLAVKTALGEDLLKPDGTIDRKALAARIFEDDSARKTVDGIIHPMVWKTIEDKISASQAGLIVVEFAIMNENMDDSWDEMWYVHASKENRIRRLAETRSYTREHSERIIASQASEAEFLNRCTRVIENNGSMEEVKQQLAELLKSRG from the coding sequence ATGGTTGGTGACAGGATGAGAGTGATTGGATTGACCGGAGGGGTCGGAGCCGGAAAAAGTCTGGTTCTTTCTATTTTAGAAGAGGAATATGGTGCGCAAGTAATCAAAGCGGATGAAGTGGCCCATGAGCTCATGGAGCCGGGAAAGGAAGGCTACCTGGCTGTTAAGACAGCCTTGGGGGAAGACCTCTTAAAACCTGATGGAACCATCGACCGTAAAGCTTTGGCCGCACGCATCTTTGAGGATGACAGCGCAAGGAAAACCGTAGATGGAATCATTCACCCTATGGTATGGAAAACCATTGAGGATAAAATTTCTGCTTCCCAAGCAGGGCTTATTGTGGTAGAATTTGCAATTATGAATGAAAATATGGATGACAGCTGGGATGAGATGTGGTACGTCCATGCATCAAAGGAGAACCGGATCCGCCGTTTGGCGGAAACCAGGAGCTATACGAGAGAGCATTCGGAGCGTATCATAGCGAGTCAGGCCTCTGAAGCTGAGTTTTTAAACCGCTGTACGCGGGTGATTGAAAATAACGGTTCCATGGAGGAGGTAAAGCAACAGCTGGCTGAATTATTGAAAAGCAGAGGGTAA